CCTCAATGATGCCTGTGAACATATGCAGTCAATACCAGATCGGGACCCGCATGCGCGACGGACCAGTCCTGCAGCGGAACAGCGTCCGAGAGACGCTGCACGCCTTCCCCGCCAATCCCGGGAATTTCCCGGCCGCCCAATATCCTGGGCGCTACAAAGACCACCAGTTTATCAATGATCCCGCCCGTTATGGCGTTGAAAGCCAGATCCGGCCCGCATTCCAGGAGAAAGCTCTGGATCTCTCTCGCATACAGTTCGGCGGAAAGCTGTTCCAGCGAGCCGCGGAAGAGCAGGGCATCCGGAAACCCGGAGATGCGTCCGCGCCGGTCGAGGATCACTCGCAACAGCGGTCTGCGGCGCGGCAGCGCGCTGCGATCCGTCAGTTGAGGCTTGTCGGTGAGGACGGTTCCGCTGCCGGTGATCAGGGCGTCGCAGCGATGCCGCAGCCGGTGAACGAGCGCGCGGGATGCTTCGGAGGTAATCCAGCGGGACTCGCCGTGGCGCGTGGCAATCTTGCCGTCGAGAGTCATCGCGATCTTTAGAATGCCGAATGGGCGCCGCTCCGTCTTGCAGGTGATGAATGCCTCATTAAGTTGCTGGGCTTCGCGCTCGAGCAGTCCGCATTCTACGGCGATGCCGGCCGCGCGAAGCATAGCCAGACCTTGGCCGTTGACGTCAGGATTGGGATCCGGCATGGATGTAACGACGCGCGCCACGCCGGCGTCGATCAGCGCTTGCGCGCAAGGCGGGGTTCGTCCGTGATGCGAACAGGGTTCGAGATTCGTATAAACGGTCGAGCCGCGAGCGGCGGCGCCTGCCTGCTCGAGAGCGATGACTTCGGCGTGCCGGACGCCGTCGTAGGTATAGAACCCTTCGCCAGCGACGCGTCCTTCTTTCACGATAACCGCGCCAACCATGACTCCGGGGCTCGTCAGTCCTGCGCCTTTTTCGGCCAGCTCGAGCGCACGGCGGATGTAGGCTTCATCATTCATTCTTCACTGTATATTCTATGGATTCCGCCCGGGTTCCGCAGGGTTCAGGCTTCGGCTCCGGCTGCGATCAGGTCTGCAGGCATCTCGCGCTGTTTCATCTCAGGCCATTCGCGGCTGCTGTCATACCAGGCAGAAATTATATTTTCGACCGCCTGTGTGCTTTTTGCGTCGATGAATGCCTGGCGGACTTCATTGCTCATGGGATGGAGGGCGGCGTACGAGATCCCGAATTTCCGGAAGACGCCGCCGGCATATGCGGCGCCGTGAAGCTTCAGCGTTTCGGCAAATTGAAACTCGATGGCGTCGCGCTGTTCGGCCACCGATGGCGGCGAAATCGGGTTTCCTTCGAACAGTGCGCGGCATTCACGGAAGATAAATGGATTTCCGATGGCTCCGCGTGCGACGGTCACGCCATCCACCCCGGTCTCATTCATCATTCGGTAAACCGCCGCTGAAGTAAACAGGTCTCCGCTGCCAAGGATCGTGTGCGATCCGGCGTGCCGCTTCACGCGCGCAAGGAAATCCCAGTCGGATGGTCCGACGTAGCGCTGCTTGACCGTGCGGCCGTGGACCGTGACGGCCGCCGCGCCGAGTTCGAAGGCGCCGTCGAGGATCGAGAAAAACTTTCGCTCGCTCTCTGCCGAGTCGTCGAATCCACGCCGCATCTTGAGAGTGACAGGCCGGCGGCGGTCGACACTGTCGACGACTGCCTTGACGATCGCGAGCGCAGTCTCCGGCTCGCTCAGCAGAAATCCGCCGCGGCATCGGCCAAGGACCTTCTTAACGGGACAGCCGAAATTGATATCGATCAGGTCATAACCCGCCTCGACCAGATCATTCGCCGCCTCGGCGAACTGCTCTGCGCGGCTTCCCATGAGTTGTCCGCCGATCGGGTGGTCGTCGTTCCCGATCTCGAACAGCCGCGCCCGGAGCTTCCCCTTAAGGATGACCAGTTCATCGAGGACCACCTCGGCCATGGCAAATTCTGCACCGAAGCGGCGGGCGACAACACGCATCGGCCGGTCTGAAAAGCCGGAAAGCGCGGCTTGGATGGCGGGCAGCGGAATCTTGAGAGAACCAATCGTAAGCACGGCGTATTATAAGCCCTTCGAAGCACAAACTCTCAAGGTTCGACGGCACAAACAACGGGATATGAGGTGGCCGGGATGCGCTTAGTTTGAACCTCTCCCGCCGCCCCGGCCCTGTCCGCCTCGGCCCTGTCCGCCGCGAGCACCGCCACCGCGTCCGCCGCCGCCGCCCCCGAAACCCGGATACGGCTTCGGATTGACGATCAGACGGTCGAGGAACAGATCGATCGAGTGCGCCATGACTTCAACCGCGTCGAGCGCGGCGTTATCGAACGCGTGAGCTGCGCCCTGGATCGTCGTGATCGACGTGGGAACGCCGGCGGCGGTGAGCTTCGTGAAGAAATCGAGGCTCGAAGTCAGTGGCACCGTCGTGTCGGCCGTACCGTGAATGAAGATCGTCGGCGCGAAGGTCTTGCCGATGTATTTGGCGGGAGACGCAGCGTCCATCATTTTCGTGCGCTCTTCCGCGCTCAGGTTGGTGGGGAACAGGCTTCCTGCGGTCTGCGTGCTCGCGAGCGGATAGACGCCGATGGCCGCCTGCACGTTCGAACTGACGCCCGCGTTGCCGCCGTTGCCCTCGAACTCGGCCATGCCGTTGGTTCCGGCCGCCAGCAGTGAGAGCAGGCCGCCGGCGGAGTAGCCGGCAATAGCGATCTTGTCGGCGTCGATGCCGATCTTTGCTGCGTTCGCGCGCACCCAGCGGATCGCGGCCTTCGTGTCATAAATTTGCGCCGGCCACAAGCCCTGACCTGTCAGGCGATAGTTCGCGGAAATGCCGGTGTAGCCGAGACGCCCCAGCGCCCGCACATCGTTGACGATGTAACCCGCATTCTTGTTGCCGGTGAAAAAGCCTCCACCGAACAGATGAATGATGCCCATCCGTTTCGGTGTTACGCCCTGGGGCGGATGGTAGACGTCGAGCAAGAGATCGATGTCGCCGCCTTTGCCAAAGACAATGTCTTTATCCACGCGCAAGTCGCCGGTGTTCTGAGCCTGTGCCGCGAAGGCCGGAAGACCCCCCAGCGCAGGAGCCGCCATGAGCGCGCCCGTCGCTTTTACAAAACTGCGTCTGTTGATTTGCTTCATCTTTATCATCTCCTCCCTGTACAGCTTTCGACCGGCAACGATCATACTGATATTCTTACGCTCGACAAAGGAGACTCTATGAAACCGATGAAGAGCAGGACGATCCTTGGATTGCTGATGGCGGTTTGGATACGCGGCGCCACTGCAATTTCCAAATTGAACGCCAATTCGAAAATTTAGCGATGAATTTTGAATTTTAAACGAAATCAAAAAACGCTCAAACCTGAATTGTTTCGCTACATTTCCGAATTTTGGCGTGCAAGAGCACTGCCGCAAAACCTAACAGTTTTCATCATTTTTTTTAAACCGATCGGTTGGCGTGAGATCCGATCGGTTTGTGGACGGGCCGATCGGTTCGAGAGTTTGTCCGCGCACCGTCACGCTTCTCCGCTCCGGCCAAGATCCCGCGCAATAAGACGGTCGATCAGGATGGCCTGATTGGCTTGTTTTCGCCGATTTCTTCAACCAGGGCGGCGATGCGATCCAGCCGCTTATCGGTATTTGCCTGCGCAGCCTCCACTTCCATATGGGCCTCGCGGATCGCGGCCATCTGCTCGGCATGAGCGCGTCCGCTCGCTTCCAGTATCCGCTCGATGCGTTCGAACCGTTCTTGTACGTCTTTGTCCATTGATCCCACGTTTGTGCGGCTGAAGATCGCCGACAGAAAAATTTCAGAGATCGAAACGATGGTCACACGCAACCGGGCCGAGGGAGCGCTGTTCTCGAAAGTAGAGAAGCCGAAGTAGAGGCACAATGCCTGGATCGGCTTAATACTTGACCCGCGAGAATCAAAAGGACTGATTCCATGGCGTTTATCAGTGCTAAGCCAGAGCCCGCTTGAACAGAACAAGCAACCGGGCATGAGCGCGCTCTGCTTCATCCTTATTATATTGGTCGGAGTCGAGTGCACACCAACCATGGTCCGCTTTGTAGACTTCGATTTCTGCGGACAATCTGGCGTCATCGTACGCTTTCTTCAGCAGCGCTTTGTTATTCGGATCGCGCATATCGTCGTTCTGTGCCACACAGTGAAGGAACTGCGCCTTCATCCGGGGAACAAGCAGATGCGGACTGTCTTGGGCCGCACTCGCGAGTGTGCCGCCATGGAACGTGGCACCGGCGCCGATACGATCGGGAACCGCCGCTACAGCGCGCATCACCATCGGGCCGCCCATGCAGTAGCCCATGGTTCCAATCTTTCTTGTCTTCGAAACAGACGACTGAGAATCGAGCCAGCCGGCGAATGCTTTTGCATCGGTAGCATGCGTTGCCGGATTCAACAGTTGGGCCATGGGTCGTGCGATCGGCATGCCATCGGTGATCTTCGTCCCATCGGGAACGATCGGCGCCTTTCTGGATCTGTAAAACGGATTCACGACCAATACCGAATAGCCTTCTTGCGCCAGCCGCTTGCCCATCGTGCGATATGCCGGGCGCAGGCCGAGAATGTCCGGCCAGACAATGACGCCCGCGCCGGTGCCGGTAGTGGGGTGGACGAAATAGGCGTCCGCCGTGCCGTCCGGAGTCTTAATGTTGGCTTCTTCCTCCCTCACTTCGACGGCGGCTTCTGCTGCGTGAGGCAACAGAATCGATAAGCCGGCTGCTGCGGTCAGCGCAGCGAATTCCCGCCGGCTCAGGCCTGAACGGAGGCGGTGTTGTTCCACGTCGTTTTCATAATGTTCGTCGCACATAGGGTTGGGTTCTCCTTTTTTGTGGCACCTTACTATAGCGCAAGAGGTTCCCCGTTTTTGACAGCACCGGCTGAGTTAGCTAGACTAGCTAATATGATCACGGTGAACATGCATGATGCAAAAACACGCTTGTCTGAACTGGTTAAGGCCGTTGAAGAAAAGGGCGAGGTGGTGATTTTATGCCGGGATGGAAAGGAAGTCGCCGAAATTCGGCGCCGGTCCAAGCGTGCGCAGAGCCGGAATATCGATCCGGATCCCAAGTTTCGAGTAGAGTTCGCGCGGGGCTACAGACCCGATGAACCGCTTAGCGAAGACGAATGGCCGGACGATCTGCGGTAAATGTTCTGCTCGATACGTGCGCGGTGCTTGCGCTTACGCGTGGCGAACTGCCTCACGCCGCCGCATTTGCGCTTCGGTCGGCTCCGGAAGCATATGTTTCAATCGTTACACCCTGGGAAATGGCAATCAAGGCCGCTGCGGGAAAACTCGAGTTGCAGGATCCTCCCTTGTTGTGGTTTTTGGGTATTGCGGACCGTTATAGATTGCGTGAGCTTCAAATCGATGTCCGGACCGTTTGCGCCGCCGCCGCGCTCTCTCCCATTCATCGCGATCCGTTCGACCGCATTTTGGTGGCGCTCGCGCAGGAAACCGCGCTCACAATCCTGACTTCCGACCACAATATCGCGAAATACAACGGCATCAAAACGCTCTGGTGATCCACAGCGTGCGGCCTTACGCCGCGAAAAGCGACTCGACAAAGTCGTCGGCGGAGAACTCGATCAAGTCGTCCATCTTCTCGCCGACACCGACAAACCGGATCGGAATCTTCAGTTCCTTCGCGATTGCCGTCACGACGCCCCCCTTTGCGGTTCCGTCGAGCTTCGTCAAGACCAGTCCCGTCACTCCGGCGCTCTTCGTGAATTCTTTAGCCTGCGTGAGGCCGTTCTGTCCCGTGGTCGCATCGAGTACCAGAAGAACTTCGTGCGGAGCTCCCGGAACTTCGCGTTTCGCGATACGGGTCATCTTTTCGAGTTCAGCCATGAGGTTGTGCTTCGTGTGCAATCGTCCTGCGGTATCGACGATGACATAGTCGATTTTCTTGGCTTTCGCGGACTGCAGGGCATCAAACAGAACCGCCGAAGGGTCTGCTCCGGACTTTTGTTTGACGATCGGAACGTCGGCACGGTCCGCCCAGATCTCCAGTTGCTCTGTCGCCGCGGCGCGGAAGGTGTCGGATGCGCACAGCATGACCTTCTTGCTGTCATTGCGGAACCGGTTTGCCAGTTTTCCGATAGTCGTGGTTTTGCCGACGCCATTCACGCCGACCATCACGATGACGAAGGGATCGCCTTCGGCAACCTGTTTGGGCGGCGTGTAATTCACATTCAGGATCTTTCGCAGTTCTTCTTTGATCGCACTGCGCAGTTCTTTGGGGTCCTGCAGCATTTTGCGCGACATGCGGTCTTTGATGGCTTTCAGGATGTCGTTCGTGGTCGTCACGCCGATGTCGGCGCCGATCATGATTGCTTCGAGCTGATCCAGCATGGCGGCGTCGATTTCCTTCTGGCCTTCGACAAGATCCTGGATCTGCCCGGTGAAATTTTCTTTCGTCTGCTTGACGGCTTCCTTGATTTTTTCAAAGACCGTCGGTTCTTTCTTTTTCGGCGGCCCAAATAGGGTGATGAATTCCATCGGCTATTCTTCCTTCAGTTTCCTGTCCATCAAGTCGTTGATTGCATCTTGCGGGGCCCGTCCTTCATGCAATACCGAATACATTTTTTCGACGATGGGCATTTCAACATTGTGCCTGCGGGCGAGCGCAACTGTCGATTTTGCGGTTTTTACGCCTTCGGCAACCATTCGCATGTTTGAGAGCACCTCGTCGATCGGCTTTCCCTGTCCGAGCGCCACACCGACGCGACGGTTCCGGCTCAGACTGCCGTATGACGTCAAAACGAGGTCGCCGAGCCCGGCCAGTCCGGAGAGGGTTTCACGCTTTCCTCCACAGGCTCCCGCGAGACGCGTGATTTCGACGAGTCCCCGCGTGATCAGGGCCGCTGTTGCGTTGGATCCCAATCCCAGTCCTTCAACAACGCCTGCGGCGATCGCAATGATGTTTTTTACGGCCGCGGCAATTTCGACGCCAATCGGATCTGCGTTGGTATAAAGCCGGAACCGGGGCGCCGACAGTTCTGCCTGAAGATAAAGCCGCAGTTTCTCTTCCCGCGATGCGACGACGAGCGCCGTCGGTTCTCCCCGGGCGACTTCGGGAGCAAATGTCGGGCCCGATATCACGCCAACCTGAGGGACAAATTGACTCCCGGCGACGTCGACCACGATCTCCGACATCCGCATCAGCGTGTCGTTTTCAATGCCCTTCGTTGCACTGACGAATACTGTTTCTCCGCTCAATAGCGGTACGGCCTGCAACAGCACCTGGCGATACACATGCGACGGGACGGCAACGATGACAATGGGAGCGTCACTCAGCGTGTCGTTCATCGAATTGCTGACGCGAACGGACTCCGGAACACGCGCGCCGGGCAG
The genomic region above belongs to Terriglobia bacterium and contains:
- the ribD gene encoding bifunctional diaminohydroxyphosphoribosylaminopyrimidine deaminase/5-amino-6-(5-phosphoribosylamino)uracil reductase RibD, translated to MNDEAYIRRALELAEKGAGLTSPGVMVGAVIVKEGRVAGEGFYTYDGVRHAEVIALEQAGAAARGSTVYTNLEPCSHHGRTPPCAQALIDAGVARVVTSMPDPNPDVNGQGLAMLRAAGIAVECGLLEREAQQLNEAFITCKTERRPFGILKIAMTLDGKIATRHGESRWITSEASRALVHRLRHRCDALITGSGTVLTDKPQLTDRSALPRRRPLLRVILDRRGRISGFPDALLFRGSLEQLSAELYAREIQSFLLECGPDLAFNAITGGIIDKLVVFVAPRILGGREIPGIGGEGVQRLSDAVPLQDWSVAHAGPDLVLTAYVHRHH
- a CDS encoding tRNA-dihydrouridine synthase; translated protein: MLTIGSLKIPLPAIQAALSGFSDRPMRVVARRFGAEFAMAEVVLDELVILKGKLRARLFEIGNDDHPIGGQLMGSRAEQFAEAANDLVEAGYDLIDINFGCPVKKVLGRCRGGFLLSEPETALAIVKAVVDSVDRRRPVTLKMRRGFDDSAESERKFFSILDGAFELGAAAVTVHGRTVKQRYVGPSDWDFLARVKRHAGSHTILGSGDLFTSAAVYRMMNETGVDGVTVARGAIGNPFIFRECRALFEGNPISPPSVAEQRDAIEFQFAETLKLHGAAYAGGVFRKFGISYAALHPMSNEVRQAFIDAKSTQAVENIISAWYDSSREWPEMKQREMPADLIAAGAEA
- a CDS encoding alpha/beta hydrolase; translation: MKQINRRSFVKATGALMAAPALGGLPAFAAQAQNTGDLRVDKDIVFGKGGDIDLLLDVYHPPQGVTPKRMGIIHLFGGGFFTGNKNAGYIVNDVRALGRLGYTGISANYRLTGQGLWPAQIYDTKAAIRWVRANAAKIGIDADKIAIAGYSAGGLLSLLAAGTNGMAEFEGNGGNAGVSSNVQAAIGVYPLASTQTAGSLFPTNLSAEERTKMMDAASPAKYIGKTFAPTIFIHGTADTTVPLTSSLDFFTKLTAAGVPTSITTIQGAAHAFDNAALDAVEVMAHSIDLFLDRLIVNPKPYPGFGGGGGGRGGGARGGQGRGGQGRGGGRGSN
- a CDS encoding dienelactone hydrolase family protein; translated protein: MCDEHYENDVEQHRLRSGLSRREFAALTAAAGLSILLPHAAEAAVEVREEEANIKTPDGTADAYFVHPTTGTGAGVIVWPDILGLRPAYRTMGKRLAQEGYSVLVVNPFYRSRKAPIVPDGTKITDGMPIARPMAQLLNPATHATDAKAFAGWLDSQSSVSKTRKIGTMGYCMGGPMVMRAVAAVPDRIGAGATFHGGTLASAAQDSPHLLVPRMKAQFLHCVAQNDDMRDPNNKALLKKAYDDARLSAEIEVYKADHGWCALDSDQYNKDEAERAHARLLVLFKRALA
- a CDS encoding type II toxin-antitoxin system prevent-host-death family antitoxin; the encoded protein is MITVNMHDAKTRLSELVKAVEEKGEVVILCRDGKEVAEIRRRSKRAQSRNIDPDPKFRVEFARGYRPDEPLSEDEWPDDLR
- a CDS encoding type II toxin-antitoxin system VapC family toxin, whose product is MAGRSAVNVLLDTCAVLALTRGELPHAAAFALRSAPEAYVSIVTPWEMAIKAAAGKLELQDPPLLWFLGIADRYRLRELQIDVRTVCAAAALSPIHRDPFDRILVALAQETALTILTSDHNIAKYNGIKTLW
- the ftsY gene encoding signal recognition particle-docking protein FtsY; the encoded protein is MEFITLFGPPKKKEPTVFEKIKEAVKQTKENFTGQIQDLVEGQKEIDAAMLDQLEAIMIGADIGVTTTNDILKAIKDRMSRKMLQDPKELRSAIKEELRKILNVNYTPPKQVAEGDPFVIVMVGVNGVGKTTTIGKLANRFRNDSKKVMLCASDTFRAAATEQLEIWADRADVPIVKQKSGADPSAVLFDALQSAKAKKIDYVIVDTAGRLHTKHNLMAELEKMTRIAKREVPGAPHEVLLVLDATTGQNGLTQAKEFTKSAGVTGLVLTKLDGTAKGGVVTAIAKELKIPIRFVGVGEKMDDLIEFSADDFVESLFAA
- a CDS encoding NAD(P)H-dependent glycerol-3-phosphate dehydrogenase; the encoded protein is MKSPIAIIGAGGWGTALAITMARDEREVRLWAYEPYLVETLLATRENPIYLPGARVPESVRVSNSMNDTLSDAPIVIVAVPSHVYRQVLLQAVPLLSGETVFVSATKGIENDTLMRMSEIVVDVAGSQFVPQVGVISGPTFAPEVARGEPTALVVASREEKLRLYLQAELSAPRFRLYTNADPIGVEIAAAVKNIIAIAAGVVEGLGLGSNATAALITRGLVEITRLAGACGGKRETLSGLAGLGDLVLTSYGSLSRNRRVGVALGQGKPIDEVLSNMRMVAEGVKTAKSTVALARRHNVEMPIVEKMYSVLHEGRAPQDAINDLMDRKLKEE